From a region of the Sinorhizobium chiapasense genome:
- a CDS encoding YybH family protein — protein sequence MILADERNILMESRELVEEWVRRFNRCDAVAVAELYREDALHLPARQHCVEGRSAIQKMFERDFAVAGMTCIPAVIYEIGASVVLEWRDPSGRRGCGAFAVRDSRIAFAYWHETCVLSDAKSST from the coding sequence ATGATACTGGCCGACGAAAGGAACATCCTGATGGAGTCGCGGGAGCTGGTCGAAGAGTGGGTTAGACGCTTCAATAGGTGTGACGCGGTCGCCGTTGCAGAACTGTACCGTGAAGACGCTCTTCACCTTCCGGCAAGGCAGCATTGCGTCGAAGGTCGCTCTGCAATCCAAAAAATGTTTGAGCGGGATTTCGCGGTGGCGGGAATGACCTGCATTCCAGCGGTGATATACGAAATAGGTGCTAGCGTAGTACTCGAATGGCGCGATCCATCGGGCCGGCGAGGATGTGGCGCTTTTGCTGTCCGCGATAGTCGCATCGCCTTTGCCTACTGGCACGAAACGTGCGTCCTTTCGGATGCAAAATCTTCCACTTGA
- the nodQ gene encoding bifunctional sulfate adenylyltransferase/adenylyl-sulfate kinase NodQ, whose translation MSYLPSLAPLDIAAHLADQDNKSILRFITCGSVDDGKSTLIGRLLFDAKLVYEDQLANLGRVGAQRSANGDDIDLALLLDGLEAEREQGITIDVAYRYFSTSKRKFIVADTPGHEEYTRNMVTGASTAALAVLLIDSRQGVLPQTRRHSYIASLLGIRHVVLAVNKIDLVGYSQTVFERIAEDYLRFARELGFQTVKPIPISARFGDNVIANSEKTPWYQGAALLEYLETIDFDRQEAQKPFRFPVQLVMRPDANFRGYAGQIASGKISVGDQVIVAKSGQRTSIKSIVTYDGEVRKAVEGEAVTLVLSDEVEASRGNMLAAPGARPFVADQFQAHMIWFDPSPMIPGRSYILRTETDSVNATVTALKHQVNINSFAREAAKSLQMNEIGVCNISTQAPIVFDAYKDDRTTGNFIIVDRISNATVGAGMIDFPLRRADNVHWQATDVNKGARSAIKNQRPAVLWFTGLSGSGKSTIANALDKVLHARGKHTYLLDGDNVRHGLNRDLGFTDEDRVENIRRVAEVAKLMADAGLIVLVSFISPFRDERRMARELMEKGEFIEIFVDTPLEECARRDPKGLYEKALAGKIANFTGISSPYEAPENPELHLHTVSHEPISLALKIEEYLDQMMEEK comes from the coding sequence ATGTCCTATCTTCCTTCTCTTGCGCCGCTCGATATTGCGGCGCACCTGGCCGATCAGGACAACAAGTCGATCCTTCGATTTATAACCTGCGGTTCGGTGGATGACGGCAAGTCGACATTGATCGGCAGGCTGCTTTTCGATGCGAAGCTGGTCTATGAGGACCAGCTTGCCAATCTGGGGCGCGTCGGCGCGCAGCGCAGCGCGAATGGCGACGACATCGATCTCGCCCTTCTGTTGGACGGCCTCGAGGCCGAGCGCGAACAGGGCATCACCATCGATGTGGCCTATCGTTATTTCTCGACCTCGAAGCGCAAGTTCATCGTCGCGGACACTCCCGGGCACGAAGAATATACGCGCAACATGGTTACCGGGGCCTCGACCGCGGCTCTCGCGGTGCTCCTCATCGACAGCCGTCAGGGGGTTCTCCCGCAAACACGACGCCACTCCTACATTGCGTCGCTGCTCGGCATCCGCCATGTCGTGCTGGCAGTGAACAAGATCGACCTCGTCGGCTACAGCCAGACGGTCTTCGAGAGGATCGCGGAAGACTATCTGCGCTTTGCGCGCGAGCTTGGCTTTCAAACCGTCAAGCCGATACCCATCTCGGCACGCTTTGGCGACAACGTCATCGCGAATTCGGAGAAGACGCCCTGGTACCAGGGTGCCGCCCTTCTCGAATATCTCGAAACGATCGATTTCGATCGCCAGGAGGCACAGAAGCCGTTCCGCTTTCCTGTTCAACTGGTCATGCGGCCAGACGCGAACTTCCGGGGATATGCGGGGCAGATTGCGTCCGGCAAGATTTCGGTCGGTGACCAGGTGATCGTCGCCAAATCGGGGCAGCGTACCTCGATCAAGAGCATCGTCACCTATGACGGCGAAGTGCGGAAGGCGGTGGAAGGCGAAGCGGTCACGCTGGTGCTTTCGGACGAGGTCGAGGCTTCCCGCGGCAACATGTTGGCCGCGCCGGGGGCCAGACCCTTCGTCGCTGACCAGTTCCAGGCGCACATGATCTGGTTCGATCCGAGCCCGATGATCCCCGGGCGAAGCTATATCCTGCGCACGGAGACGGACAGCGTGAATGCGACCGTTACCGCGCTGAAGCACCAGGTCAACATCAACAGCTTCGCGCGCGAGGCGGCGAAGTCGCTGCAGATGAACGAAATCGGCGTCTGCAATATCTCGACCCAGGCGCCGATCGTCTTCGACGCATACAAGGATGATCGGACGACGGGCAACTTCATAATCGTCGACCGGATTTCCAATGCGACGGTCGGTGCGGGGATGATCGATTTCCCGCTGCGTCGCGCCGACAACGTCCATTGGCAGGCGACCGACGTCAACAAGGGCGCACGGAGCGCGATTAAGAACCAGCGACCCGCCGTCCTTTGGTTCACCGGGCTCTCCGGTTCCGGAAAGTCGACGATCGCCAATGCTCTCGACAAGGTTCTGCATGCGCGGGGCAAACATACCTATCTGCTCGACGGCGACAATGTGCGCCACGGTCTTAACCGAGACCTTGGCTTCACCGACGAGGACCGGGTGGAAAACATTCGGCGCGTGGCGGAAGTGGCGAAGCTGATGGCCGATGCCGGCCTGATCGTGCTTGTGTCCTTCATTTCTCCGTTCCGCGACGAACGGCGCATGGCGCGCGAACTGATGGAGAAGGGCGAGTTCATCGAGATATTCGTCGATACGCCCCTGGAAGAATGCGCGCGACGCGACCCCAAGGGCCTTTATGAAAAGGCGCTGGCGGGCAAGATTGCGAATTTCACCGGCATTTCTTCGCCCTATGAGGCGCCCGAAAATCCGGAACTTCACCTTCATACGGTCAGCCACGAGCCGATCTCGCTGGCCCTCAAGATCGAGGAATATCTCGACCAGATGATGGAGGAGAAATGA
- the cysD gene encoding sulfate adenylyltransferase subunit CysD: protein MSLSHLRRLEAEAIHAIREVVATFSNPVVLYSIGKDSSVLLHLAMKAFFPSKPPFPFLHVDTTWKFREMIEFRDRMAKERGFDLLVHINQDGLDQGIGPFSHGSNVHTHVMKTVALRQALDRYGFDAALAGARRDEEKSRAKERIFSIRNGQHGWDPKHQRPELWKTYNTRIRPGETMRVFPLSNWTEFDIWQYIMTEDVPIVPLYFAAKRPVVERDGMLIMVDDDRMPLQPEESVSERLVRFRTLGCYPLTGAIESEAATVADILREMLTTRTSERQSRLIDRDEAGAMEKKKREGYF from the coding sequence ATGTCTCTTTCCCATCTTCGGCGACTTGAAGCTGAAGCAATTCACGCCATTCGCGAAGTTGTTGCAACCTTTTCAAATCCGGTTGTACTCTACTCCATTGGAAAAGACTCTTCCGTCCTGTTGCATCTGGCGATGAAGGCGTTTTTTCCATCGAAGCCACCTTTCCCTTTCCTCCATGTGGACACCACATGGAAGTTTCGCGAAATGATCGAATTCCGCGACAGGATGGCGAAGGAGCGCGGCTTCGATCTGCTGGTCCACATCAATCAGGACGGCCTGGACCAGGGCATCGGGCCATTTTCGCACGGGTCGAATGTCCACACGCACGTCATGAAGACGGTTGCCTTGCGGCAGGCGCTCGACAGGTATGGATTTGACGCGGCGCTTGCCGGTGCCCGGCGCGACGAGGAGAAGTCGCGCGCCAAGGAACGCATATTTTCGATCCGCAATGGCCAGCACGGTTGGGATCCGAAACACCAACGTCCCGAGCTTTGGAAAACCTACAATACGCGCATTCGTCCGGGCGAGACGATGCGGGTGTTTCCGCTTTCGAATTGGACCGAATTCGACATCTGGCAATACATCATGACGGAGGACGTACCGATCGTGCCGCTTTATTTTGCGGCGAAACGCCCGGTCGTTGAGCGTGATGGCATGCTGATCATGGTCGACGACGATCGCATGCCTCTTCAGCCGGAGGAAAGCGTGAGCGAACGGCTTGTGCGCTTCCGCACGCTCGGCTGCTATCCGCTGACGGGCGCGATCGAGTCGGAAGCTGCGACCGTCGCCGACATATTGCGCGAAATGCTGACGACACGGACCTCCGAGCGACAGAGCCGTCTCATAGACCGGGACGAGGCCGGTGCCATGGAGAAAAAGAAGCGGGAGGGCTACTTCTGA